In Choloepus didactylus isolate mChoDid1 chromosome X, mChoDid1.pri, whole genome shotgun sequence, a genomic segment contains:
- the AGTR2 gene encoding LOW QUALITY PROTEIN: type-2 angiotensin II receptor (The sequence of the model RefSeq protein was modified relative to this genomic sequence to represent the inferred CDS: inserted 1 base in 1 codon) has product MKGNNTLANISENMISSLVFGLMNISGNNESTFNCSHKPSNKHLDAVPILYYIIFVIGFLVNIVVVTLFCCQKGPKKVSSIYIFNLAVADLLLLATLPLWATYYSYRFDWLFGPVMCKVSGSFLTLNMFASIFFITCMSVDRYQSVIYPFLSQRRNPWQASYIVPLVWCMACLSSLPTFYFQDIRAIEYLGVNACIMAFPPEKYAQWSAGIALMKNILGFIIPLIFIATCYFGIKKHLLKTNSYGKSRITRDQVLKMAAAVVVAFIICWLPFHALTFLDALAWMGFINSCKVIAVIDLALXFAILLGFINSCINPFLYCFVGNRFQQKLRRVCRVPITWLQGKRQSVSCRKSSSLGEMEAIVS; this is encoded by the exons ATGAAGGGCAACAACACCCTCGCCAACATCAGTGAAAACATGATCAGCAGTCTTGTCTTCGGACTTATGAACATCTCTGGCAACAATGAATCTACCTTTAACTGCTCACATAAACCATCAAATAAGCATTTAGATGCAGTTCCTATACTCTACTACATTATATTTGTGATTGGATTTCTTGTCAATATTGTTGTTGTTACTCTCTTTTGCTGTCAAAAGGGTCCTAAAAAAGTTTCCAGCATTTATATCTTCAACCTGGCTGTGGCTGACTTACTCCTTTTGGCTACTCTTCCTCTCTGGGCAACCTATTATTCTTACAGATTTGACTGGCTCTTTGGACCTGTGATGTGCAAAGTTTCTGGTTCTTTTCTGACCCTGAACATGTTTGCAAGCATTTTTTTTATCACCTGCATGAGTGTTGATAGGTACCAATCAGTCATCTATCCCTTTCTATCTCAAAGAAGAAATCCCTGGCAAGCATCTTATATTGTTCCCCTTGTTTGGTGTATGGCCTGTTTGTCCTCATTACCAACGTTTTATTTCCAAGACATCAGAGCCATTGAATATTTGGGAGTGAATGCTTGCATTATGGCTTTCCCACCTGAGAAATATGCCCAGTGGTCAGCTGGTATTGCCTTAATGAAAAATATCCTTGGTTTTATTATCCCTTTAATTTTCATAGCAACATGTTATTTTGGAATCAAAAAACACTTACTGAAGACCAATAGCTATGGGAAGAGCAGAATAACCCGTGACCAAGTCCTGAAGATGGCAGCTGCTGTTGTAGTGGCATTCATCATTTGTTGGCTTCCCTTCCATGCTCTGACCTTCCTGGATGCTCTAGCCTGGATGGGTTTCATTAATAGCTGCAAAGTTATAGCAGTCATTGACCTGGCAC CTTTTGCCATCCTCCTGGGATTCATCAACAGCTGCATTAATCCCTTTCTGTATTGTTTTGTTGGAAACCGGTTCCAACAGAAGCTTCGCCGTGTGTGCAGGGTTCCAATTACTTGGCTTCAAGGCAAGAGACAGAGTGTGTCTTGCCGAAAAAGCAGTTCCCTTGGAGAAATGGAAGCCATTGTGTCTTAA